The following proteins are co-located in the Gorilla gorilla gorilla isolate KB3781 chromosome 7, NHGRI_mGorGor1-v2.1_pri, whole genome shotgun sequence genome:
- the DSCC1 gene encoding sister chromatid cohesion protein DCC1 isoform X2 has product MKRTRDEVDATLQIAKLNAAELLPAVHCLGFGPGASGAAAGDFCLLELEPTLCQQLEDGHSLVIRGDKDEQAVLCSKDKTYDLKIADTSNMLLFIPGCKTPDQLKKEDSHCNIIHTEYTTEDLLDQIQASEEEIMTQLQVLNACKIGGYWRILEFDYEMKLLNHVTQLVDSESWSFSKVPLNTCLQELGPLEPEEMIEHCLKCYGKKYVDEGEVYFELDADKICRAAAQMLLQNAVKFNLAEFQEVWQQSVPEGMVTSLDQLKGLALVDRHSRPEIIFLLKVDDLPEDNQERFNSLFSLREKWTEEDIAPYIQDLCGEKQTIGALLTKYSRSSMQNGVKVYNSRRPIS; this is encoded by the exons ATGAAGAGGACCCGCGACGAGGTGGATGCGACGCTGCAGATCGCCAAGCTGAATGCGGCCGAGCTGCTGCCGGCGGTGCACTGCCTGGGCTTCGGCCCTGGGGCCAGCGGCGCTGCCGCCGGCGACTTTTGCCTGCTGGAGCTGGAGCCCACGCTGTGCCAGCAGCTGGAGGATGGACACAG CCTTGTGATTCGTGGTGATAAAGACGAGCAAGCCGTGCTGTGCAGTAAAGACAAAACATACGACTTGAAGATAGCAGACACTTCCAATATGTTGCTTTTCATTCCTGGTTGTAAAACTCCGGACCAGTTGAAGAAGGAAGATTCACACTGTAACATTATTCACACTGAG tatACAACTGAAGATTTGCTTGATCAAATTCAGGCAAGTGAGGAAGAAATAATGACCCAATTACAAGTTCTAAATGCCTGTAAGATTGGAG GTTATTGGAGGATTCTTGAATTTGATTATGAGATGAAACTTCTGAATCATGTAACTCAGCTTGTGGATTCTGAATCATGGTCTTTTAGTAAAGTTCCTTTGAACACATGCCTTCAGGAACTTGGACCATTGGAGCCAGA ggAAATGATAGAACACTGTCTTAAATGTTATGGGAAGAAATATGTAGATGAAG GCGAAGTTTATTTTGAGTTGGATGCTGATAAAATATGTAGAGCAGCAGCACAAATGCTACTTCAGAATGCGGTGAAATTCAATCTCGCTGAGTTTCAAGAAGTGTGGCAGCAGAGTGTTCCTGAAGGAATGGTAACTAGTCTTGATCAGCTTAAG GGTTTAGCGCTGGTGGATAGACACTCGAGACCAGAAATCATATTTTTGCTGAAAGTAGATGATTTACCTGAGGATAATCAGGAACGTTTTAATAGCCTTTTCTCTCTAAGGGAGAAGTGGACAGAAGAAGATATTGCTCCATATATTCA AGATTTGTGTGGAGAGAAGCAAACCATAGGTGCATTACTCACTAAATATTCTCGTTCTTCGATGCAAAATGGTGTTAAAGTTTATAATTCAAGAAGACCCATTTCTTAA
- the DSCC1 gene encoding sister chromatid cohesion protein DCC1 isoform X1: protein MKRTRDEVDATLQIAKLNAAELLPAVHCLGFGPGASGAAAGDFCLLELEPTLCQQLEDGHSLVIRGDKDEQAVLCSKDKTYDLKIADTSNMLLFIPGCKTPDQLKKEDSHCNIIHTEIFGFSNNYWELRRRRPKLKKLKKLLMENPYEGPDSQKEKDSNSSKYTTEDLLDQIQASEEEIMTQLQVLNACKIGGYWRILEFDYEMKLLNHVTQLVDSESWSFSKVPLNTCLQELGPLEPEEMIEHCLKCYGKKYVDEGEVYFELDADKICRAAAQMLLQNAVKFNLAEFQEVWQQSVPEGMVTSLDQLKGLALVDRHSRPEIIFLLKVDDLPEDNQERFNSLFSLREKWTEEDIAPYIQDLCGEKQTIGALLTKYSRSSMQNGVKVYNSRRPIS, encoded by the exons ATGAAGAGGACCCGCGACGAGGTGGATGCGACGCTGCAGATCGCCAAGCTGAATGCGGCCGAGCTGCTGCCGGCGGTGCACTGCCTGGGCTTCGGCCCTGGGGCCAGCGGCGCTGCCGCCGGCGACTTTTGCCTGCTGGAGCTGGAGCCCACGCTGTGCCAGCAGCTGGAGGATGGACACAG CCTTGTGATTCGTGGTGATAAAGACGAGCAAGCCGTGCTGTGCAGTAAAGACAAAACATACGACTTGAAGATAGCAGACACTTCCAATATGTTGCTTTTCATTCCTGGTTGTAAAACTCCGGACCAGTTGAAGAAGGAAGATTCACACTGTAACATTATTCACACTGAG ATCTTTGGTTTTTCTAATAATTATTGGGAATTAAGAAGACGTAGACCCAAGTTAAAGAAGCTAAAGAAACTTTTGATGGAAAATCCATATGAAGGACCTGACAGTCAAAAAGAGAAGGATTCAAATAGCTCAAAA tatACAACTGAAGATTTGCTTGATCAAATTCAGGCAAGTGAGGAAGAAATAATGACCCAATTACAAGTTCTAAATGCCTGTAAGATTGGAG GTTATTGGAGGATTCTTGAATTTGATTATGAGATGAAACTTCTGAATCATGTAACTCAGCTTGTGGATTCTGAATCATGGTCTTTTAGTAAAGTTCCTTTGAACACATGCCTTCAGGAACTTGGACCATTGGAGCCAGA ggAAATGATAGAACACTGTCTTAAATGTTATGGGAAGAAATATGTAGATGAAG GCGAAGTTTATTTTGAGTTGGATGCTGATAAAATATGTAGAGCAGCAGCACAAATGCTACTTCAGAATGCGGTGAAATTCAATCTCGCTGAGTTTCAAGAAGTGTGGCAGCAGAGTGTTCCTGAAGGAATGGTAACTAGTCTTGATCAGCTTAAG GGTTTAGCGCTGGTGGATAGACACTCGAGACCAGAAATCATATTTTTGCTGAAAGTAGATGATTTACCTGAGGATAATCAGGAACGTTTTAATAGCCTTTTCTCTCTAAGGGAGAAGTGGACAGAAGAAGATATTGCTCCATATATTCA AGATTTGTGTGGAGAGAAGCAAACCATAGGTGCATTACTCACTAAATATTCTCGTTCTTCGATGCAAAATGGTGTTAAAGTTTATAATTCAAGAAGACCCATTTCTTAA